Below is a window of Branchiostoma floridae strain S238N-H82 unplaced genomic scaffold, Bfl_VNyyK Sc7u5tJ_575, whole genome shotgun sequence DNA.
TTTGGGAATAAATTAACATCAATTTAAAAACATAATGTTGCTCAATGCTGAGTCTATAATGTTGAAGTAGAGACTTCAttttcattgtatgtggatgaAATCAAAATTTATTTCTGTACTGCATCTGCAGTTCACTTAAATTACTTAAATTCAgaatcatatacaatgtagtcagGATTCAGGTACAAGGCTCTAAAGGGGTCTCACCTGTGTCCTCAGCAGGCACGACTTTAGTTAGTGCGCTGTTCATGATAACCCCCATAGTGGCCCCTCCTACATCAGCAGGGGTTACAGTAAGATACAGGTGCCAGATTTTTGTAGCACATgcctggtaaaaaaaatcaaaaatattAGGAATAAAGAAAAACGTAGAAATATTCATACACTTTCGTTGTATCTTCCCTTTTATTCTTACTATAGTCAGAGggtttgctttggaggatatatATCCGAAAGGTTTCCTTATTGCCAACTAGAGACTCAGATTCCGatgtgtttctcatgagtttcatggtaatcaatcactacTAGGAGGAGAGCATAGAAAACATCAGGCTGCAGGtctgtttctgtgggtggagcaattggtcatggacctgccagcctgctgttaTCTATGTTCTCCTCCTCTCATGGATATAAGCTATGTCTTCCATTGGGTAtcacatgtgtatccttcagtcatacatcggaatcacaatagaaaaagtgtcccagtatgtgtctactgtatgactgagctttgcgaTGAATATCTTTAAGTGAGTTAATTAGACTGTGTTAATTACCTACCATGAAGATATTGGACACTATGAAGGCCATGGTGCTGCATCTGAGAATAGTCAGGTCATTGAACCGCTTGGTGATAATGCCGACACCTACCCCCATGGTGAGCTGAAACAGATACATGGACATGGAAACTTTGTATAAACCATACTTTACTGACATCCTATTATTTCACAGTAGCAGTAGAATAGGAAAGGAGATTACTgcagtgttttaagttcacagtactGTTAAAACAATGCTTTTTTCTGTACAGTTACAGTAAGTAACACATTGCATACAGTGTCATAAAGTCAATGTGGAGATTTCACCCTGAAAACACAAACTTTAAGAAAGACCATTGCTAACTCTTCAAGATGCTGTAAACCAccatgcaagtactagtactaataaTATAAGTCTAATGAACCAAATTCTTAAAGAAGATGCCACAGTACCATTCTAAATGTGCTAAGCATGCTTAGATTGGACTAATGCAGCTATCATAATCAACTGCTTTGCCTTTTACTAATGGGtaaaaaaatagcaagaaattagcaaaaaaaaacctcaataaaCATGTACTAATGTAAATCAATgtacttacaaatgtacaacccATGTCAAATGCACTACAAGGTAAGTAAAAATAAATAACTTGTTTAGCAGGTTACTAGGAAAGCCAAACTTACCATACTGACTAGACCAATGTAGGCCACGAAAAAGCCACTGTCCTGAGATCCCATGTCAAACATGATGACTCAGAATTAAAATCAACCCAGGACCCCGTAACAAATAGACACTGACCAAACTGACTAGACCGATGTATGCCATGAAGAAGCCACTGTCCTGAGGTCCCATATCAAATGTACTCGCCATGAGGACTCAGAGTTAAAATCAACCaaggacccggtaacaaatagtgAGCACAATAGGAAAGCCAAACTCACCATACTGACTAGTCCGATGTATGCCATGAAGAATCCGCTGTCCTGAGGTCCCATGTTGAACGTACTGGCCATGATGATAGGGAAGGTGGACTGGAGGAGCATGCTGGGAAACAGGGACAGGCATCGGATGGTGAGGAGCTGCTGAACCTGAGGGATGCTGCAGAGACGGGCGATCTCCCTCACATCAAACACACTCGTCCCTGGGGAAGGAAGTTCAAAGTTGATACATTATTACCCCATGAGGAGCTGTTGGACCTGAGAGATGCTGCAGAGATGGGAGATCTCCCTCACATCAAACACACTCGTCCCTGGGGAAGGAAGTTCAAAGTTGATAAATTATTACCCCATGAGGAGCTGTTGGACCTGAGAGATGCTGCAGAGATGGGAGATCTCCCTCACATCAAATACACTCGTCCCTGGAAGGGAAGTTCAAAGTTGATACATTATTACACATGATGAGGGATGCTGCAGAGTTGGGCGATCTCTCTCACATCAAACACACTTGACCCTGGGAGGGGAAGGTTTGTACACACCCATGCATATGTTACTTTAAAGGAAAGCTGCACTAGACATAGAAAACCCAACTCTACTATCATAATGGTGAATACATCCCACAGTAAAATTCTCACTAATGTTTAAAGGCAGTACCCTACGGCAGTGCCCAATACGGCACTACCGTACGGTACTACCGTCTTCCTATTGTTAATTGAAAGAGTGGTTTGTCAAGATATCATTGTCATTCTTTACTATCATTGCTGTATCTAGTAacaatagtaaaaaaaatgctagACAGAACCTATCTTTGTGCACTGACCTGCTTTTGTCCTATTTTCGTCCTGTTTTACGGGTTTCATCTGTGCTGGTACAAACATCATGACCAGAACTACCTGCAACAAGGACAGCCCAGCTGCCACTACACAGGTCAGGTGTTCACTGAGAAGGGCAAAAAACATGATTTAGTTTGTACCAGGGACTTAACAAGTGTTCATGGTTTTTCATGTGCAAAGACAATACAGAAGTAGAGTAGTAAGACAGAGCACTGCAAAAATATCACATTTATAGTGTAAGGAGTTTGCAGTGAGAGTAAATACTGCAAATTAAGATCACTGTTAGATCAATGAGTATGGTAGAATGATAGACTAAGTATAGATCATTGATACAACATCAAAGAAATACTCAACAGCACAAAGCATTGTAAGGATCCTATATGCAAATCCTCTAAGTCTAAATTAGCTTATACCATAGCAGTTGCAGTGGTGAAAAACTGTACGATGTTGCAGTACTTAAATAAAAAGGGAAACACTGCATCATTACTACATCAAGTTACAgatatcaagaaaaacaagtatACTATGACTAGTCTTCATGCACCTGTAGTGTTCAGATAGCCAGCCACCTGAGACAGGTCCGACGAGAAGACCAATGCCAAAGAACATCCCGACTTTCCCCATGGCGTCTGATCGTGATGCATCGTCTGTGGCATCAGCCACTACCATGTGGGCACCTGTGTATACAAACATGATTGTGTTGCTAAGTTGACAATGACATAAAGCAATGCATTGAGAGGACAATGGAAAAGTATAAAGAGCTTTGTCCACTTATCAAgtcagtacattgtacaattattacatgtatagaaCTCTTCTTCAGTAATTGCCATGCCCCCTTGTGGTATAGCAGGTCTAAAGTTTATCAAACCCGAATGAAGGCAAAAATATACAATTCTCCAGTAACATAACATAATTTGGCTGCAATTATCACTTTAGATATGACCTCATTTTTCAAAGGGTTTTGctgcaatttttaaaaactaAAGTCAATACTTATTATATGATGTCTAATATTATTCATTGGCAAAcaatttattacttttt
It encodes the following:
- the LOC118408950 gene encoding solute carrier family 22 member 18-like, with protein sequence MSTSGDEEMTPKTKHSEETRKVLLSLHVNVALHSACVFMQGIAFTYLSKKLDVSPTVWGYLNTCTALCHLVGSPIYGRFGDLYGGRLALALSFLSMFVTCSLLAMADSVRMLFISRLPMIFMQVMPGAHMVVADATDDASRSDAMGKVGMFFGIGLLVGPVSGGWLSEHYSEHLTCVVAAGLSLLQVVLVMMFVPAQMKPVKQDENRTKAGTSVFDVREIARLCSIPQVQQLLTIRCLSLFPSMLLQSTFPIIMASTFNMGPQDSGFFMAYIGLVSMLTMGVGVGIITKRFNDLTILRCSTMAFIVSNIFMACATKIWHLYLTVTPADVGGATMGVIMNSALTKVVPAEDTGAVMGLSGAMQHLVHTIAPSIGGWLLEHYGFPYIGVLAAALNTALVMYLFLGNISKSFSYQKDSSGTTTV